A genomic window from Helicobacter pylori includes:
- a CDS encoding ATP-binding protein — MDKNNQQQNISSGISQIILKNVATFDENGASFENLKSINFIYGANGSGKTTTSSFLKNLAENGSEDKESKFADSRIEWYHNKNLKIEVYNKQFKEEQFRNSQVKGIFTLGKKTNENLEKIKSNKELIKEKEEKNKKIETSLQKLKQDKEKEEESFTDRCWEKLYKKFENDFNFKETLEHFKKKEKFKTTILEKFKHNKSEIVGLGKLKERIGIVFGKNKTELERLELNLTDFNSIENHSIWEQKIVGRSDVAIADLIEKLNNGDWVSQGREYLSKDNSVCPFCQEKTITEKFRKQLESYFDTSYQESTYTIKKEIENYKNLTTEALDQLGKIIETEQNNQQTKLDIENLKKNIETLKSKINGNQLTMSDKSKEMSRSFELVGTKQEIDAIKDLIEKANKEITNHNEIIKDIKKQREICKEQIWKFLVNDFESTIKEYNKKSSGLEREINNLKKKISENQKDIESLENEIEELEKSMVSIKPIVNKINTLLKKYGFTNFGFACTEDEKSYCIQREDGQLVGETLSEGEVTFITFLYYYHLTKGSLNENDISKDKVLVIDDPISSLDSNILFMVSVLIKNLVKEAMEGKTNIKQVIILTHNTYFYKEITLEYDLKCYKKKYSFWIIKKDKNVSEIKSYEENPIKNSYELLWQEVKQAKENNISWASLQNVMRRIVEYYFRILGGFKHNSDLSERFENIEERQVCDSFILWFNDGSHEISDDLFVQNQNTSIEIYLKVFERIFEITGHEAHYKMMMGIK; from the coding sequence GTGGATAAGAATAACCAACAGCAGAATATAAGTAGTGGGATTTCTCAAATCATATTAAAAAATGTGGCAACTTTTGATGAAAATGGGGCGAGTTTTGAAAATTTAAAGTCTATCAACTTTATTTATGGGGCTAATGGGAGTGGCAAGACAACCACTTCTAGTTTTTTAAAAAATCTAGCTGAAAATGGGAGTGAAGACAAAGAAAGCAAGTTTGCTGACAGCAGGATAGAGTGGTATCACAATAAAAATTTAAAGATTGAAGTTTATAATAAGCAATTTAAAGAAGAACAATTTAGAAACTCTCAAGTTAAGGGCATTTTTACGCTCGGTAAAAAAACAAATGAGAATTTAGAAAAAATTAAAAGCAATAAAGAATTAATAAAGGAAAAAGAGGAAAAAAATAAAAAAATTGAAACAAGCTTGCAAAAATTGAAACAAGACAAGGAAAAGGAAGAAGAAAGTTTTACTGATCGTTGTTGGGAAAAACTTTATAAGAAATTTGAAAATGATTTTAATTTTAAAGAGACGCTAGAGCATTTTAAGAAAAAGGAGAAGTTTAAAACAACAATTCTTGAAAAATTTAAACACAATAAAAGTGAAATAGTTGGGCTAGGAAAATTAAAGGAAAGAATTGGGATTGTTTTTGGTAAAAATAAGACAGAATTGGAACGACTAGAATTAAATTTAACAGATTTTAATTCTATTGAAAACCATTCTATTTGGGAACAAAAAATTGTGGGGCGTAGTGATGTAGCCATTGCAGATTTAATAGAAAAATTGAATAATGGGGATTGGGTCTCTCAAGGTAGAGAATATCTTTCAAAAGATAATAGTGTATGCCCTTTCTGTCAAGAAAAAACCATTACTGAAAAGTTTAGAAAACAATTAGAATCTTATTTTGATACAAGTTATCAAGAATCTACCTACACAATCAAAAAAGAGATAGAAAACTACAAAAATCTAACCACTGAAGCGTTAGATCAGCTTGGTAAAATTATTGAAACAGAGCAGAATAATCAGCAAACTAAACTAGATATAGAAAATTTGAAAAAAAATATTGAAACATTGAAAAGTAAAATCAATGGAAATCAGCTAACAATGTCTGATAAGAGTAAAGAAATGAGCAGGAGTTTTGAGCTTGTTGGCACTAAACAAGAAATAGATGCGATTAAAGATTTGATTGAAAAGGCTAATAAAGAAATAACTAATCATAACGAGATAATAAAGGATATTAAAAAACAGCGAGAGATTTGTAAGGAACAAATTTGGAAATTTCTAGTCAATGATTTTGAAAGCACTATAAAAGAATATAACAAAAAGTCTAGCGGTTTGGAGAGAGAGATAAACAACTTAAAGAAAAAAATTAGTGAAAATCAAAAAGACATAGAGAGTTTAGAAAATGAAATTGAGGAATTAGAAAAAAGCATGGTAAGCATAAAGCCCATTGTTAATAAAATCAATACGCTTTTAAAAAAATATGGATTTACGAATTTTGGTTTTGCATGCACTGAAGATGAAAAATCTTATTGTATTCAAAGAGAAGATGGTCAATTAGTAGGAGAAACACTGAGTGAGGGTGAAGTTACTTTTATTACTTTTTTATATTATTATCATTTGACAAAAGGCTCTTTGAATGAGAATGATATATCAAAAGATAAGGTTTTAGTGATTGATGATCCCATTTCAAGCTTGGATAGTAATATATTGTTTATGGTGAGTGTTTTAATTAAGAACCTTGTGAAAGAAGCCATGGAAGGAAAAACAAACATCAAGCAAGTTATTATATTAACCCACAACACATATTTTTACAAGGAAATTACATTAGAATACGATTTAAAATGTTATAAGAAAAAATATTCTTTTTGGATAATTAAAAAGGACAAAAATGTTTCAGAAATTAAAAGTTATGAAGAAAATCCCATTAAAAATTCCTATGAATTATTATGGCAAGAAGTAAAACAAGCAAAAGAGAATAATATTTCTTGGGCGTCTTTACAAAATGTCATGCGAAGAATTGTTGAGTATTACTTTAGGATTTTAGGCGGTTTTAAACATAATAGTGATTTGAGTGAACGTTTTGAAAATATTGAAGAGCGACAAGTGTGCGATTCTTTTATTTTGTGGTTTAATGATGGTTCTCATGAGATTTCAGATGATTTGTTTGTGCAAAATCAAAATACAAGTATCGAGATATATTTAAAAGTCTTTGAAAGAATATTTGAAATAACCGGTCATGAAGCTCATTATAAGATGATGATGGGGATAAAATAG
- a CDS encoding DUF2130 domain-containing protein — MQENSIQCPKCQTPINVSDALYKQVESENHNKFLAQQKEFEKEVNEKRAQYQSHFKILEQKEEALKQQEKEQKARFDDAVKQASALALQDERAKIIEEARKNAFLEQQKGLELLQKELDEKSKQVQELHQKEAEIERLKRENNEVESKLKAENEKKLNEKLVLEREKIEKALHEKNELKFKQQEEQLEILRNELKNAQRKAELGSQQLQGEVQELAIEEFLTQKFPLDCIEEIKKGQRGGDWIQVVHTREFQNCGKIYYESKRTKEFQKAWVEKLKSDMREVGADVGVIVSEALPKEMERMGLFEGVWVCSFEEFKGLSAALREGVIQVSLAKRSQENKGDKMGLLYHYLTSSEFSMQVNAIIEAFRQLKADLESEKRAMARIWKSREKQIDKVFEGTVNMYGSIKGIAGNAIGQVKALELGYDGDLED, encoded by the coding sequence ATGCAAGAAAATTCCATTCAATGCCCCAAGTGTCAAACGCCCATCAATGTGAGCGATGCGTTATACAAACAGGTTGAATCAGAAAATCACAATAAGTTTTTAGCCCAGCAAAAAGAGTTTGAAAAAGAAGTGAATGAAAAAAGAGCGCAGTATCAAAGCCATTTTAAAATTTTAGAGCAAAAAGAAGAGGCTCTAAAACAGCAAGAAAAAGAGCAAAAAGCTAGGTTTGATGATGCAGTCAAACAAGCGAGTGCATTAGCTTTGCAAGATGAAAGGGCTAAAATCATTGAAGAAGCTAGAAAAAACGCTTTTTTAGAGCAGCAAAAGGGCTTGGAATTGTTGCAAAAAGAATTAGACGAGAAGTCTAAACAAGTCCAAGAGTTGCACCAAAAAGAAGCGGAAATTGAAAGGCTAAAAAGAGAAAATAACGAAGTGGAGAGCAAATTAAAGGCTGAAAATGAAAAAAAGCTGAATGAAAAATTGGTTTTAGAAAGGGAAAAAATAGAAAAAGCCTTGCATGAAAAAAACGAATTGAAATTCAAGCAGCAAGAAGAGCAGTTAGAAATATTAAGAAATGAGTTGAAAAACGCTCAAAGAAAGGCTGAATTAGGCTCGCAACAACTCCAAGGCGAGGTGCAAGAATTGGCGATTGAAGAGTTTTTGACCCAAAAATTCCCCCTAGATTGCATTGAAGAAATCAAAAAAGGGCAAAGAGGGGGCGATTGGATTCAAGTGGTGCACACTAGGGAGTTTCAAAATTGCGGGAAAATCTATTATGAGAGCAAACGCACTAAAGAATTTCAAAAAGCTTGGGTGGAAAAGCTTAAAAGCGACATGCGAGAGGTTGGGGCTGATGTGGGGGTCATTGTGAGTGAGGCATTGCCTAAAGAGATGGAAAGGATGGGGCTATTTGAGGGGGTGTGGGTGTGTTCGTTTGAAGAGTTTAAGGGGTTGAGTGCGGCGTTAAGAGAGGGGGTTATTCAAGTGAGTTTGGCTAAAAGAAGTCAAGAAAATAAGGGCGATAAAATGGGTTTGCTCTATCATTATTTGACAAGCTCTGAATTTTCTATGCAAGTGAATGCGATTATAGAGGCGTTTAGGCAGCTCAAAGCGGATTTGGAAAGCGAAAAACGCGCGATGGCTAGGATTTGGAAAAGCAGGGAAAAACAAATTGACAAAGTGTTTGAGGGCACGGTTAACATGTATGGCTCTATCAAGGGCATTGCAGGTAATGCGATAGGGCAAGTGAAAGCGTTAGAGCTTGGGTATGATGGGGATTTAGAAGATTAG
- a CDS encoding NYN domain-containing protein has protein sequence MEKTETTIFVDWENLLSDLVAIQRLPNMDFIPSHFDYNNHEQLLVLIRSFLESEEELTRIYFYVSEPFTENDPRITGKDKKNLENFKTQFPQEYEKKLRNSSKRQTFNNEIAQQNQVKLRVGRVMVRFEYVFEDERVCGVEAKTSRPRLEFRQKQVDVLLAHDITKLCYTKLPGCILLFSKDTDFVPVIKTADDKDFKVFIANIKESPTLVPSDLKKSCDVRERSVAEIVAKLPKSQHTPKKKNYHSNEPFNNPFKDQLSKKN, from the coding sequence ATGGAAAAAACAGAAACCACGATTTTTGTGGATTGGGAAAATCTATTATCCGACTTAGTGGCAATCCAAAGACTCCCTAATATGGATTTTATACCGTCTCATTTTGATTACAACAACCATGAGCAGCTCTTAGTGCTAATCCGTTCGTTTTTAGAGTCTGAAGAGGAATTGACCCGGATCTACTTTTATGTGTCTGAACCTTTCACAGAAAACGATCCCAGAATCACCGGCAAAGACAAGAAAAACTTAGAGAATTTTAAAACGCAGTTTCCCCAAGAATATGAGAAAAAATTGCGCAATTCAAGCAAGCGCCAAACCTTCAATAACGAAATCGCCCAACAAAATCAAGTGAAATTACGAGTCGGGCGGGTAATGGTTAGGTTTGAATATGTGTTTGAAGACGAAAGAGTCTGTGGCGTGGAAGCCAAAACTTCCCGACCGCGCTTAGAGTTTCGTCAAAAACAAGTTGATGTGCTGTTGGCACACGATATTACCAAGCTATGCTACACCAAATTACCAGGGTGTATTTTGCTGTTCAGTAAGGATACCGATTTTGTGCCTGTGATAAAAACCGCTGATGATAAAGACTTCAAAGTCTTCATCGCCAACATTAAAGAAAGCCCCACTCTTGTCCCTTCAGACTTGAAGAAGTCTTGCGATGTGAGAGAGCGTAGTGTTGCTGAAATTGTAGCCAAGCTGCCAAAAAGTCAGCACACCCCCAAGAAAAAGAACTATCACTCCAACGAACCTTTTAACAACCCGTTTAAAGACCAACTCTCTAAGAAGAACTAA
- the rplS gene encoding 50S ribosomal protein L19, which yields MKNRYIQQFEDAQLKDKTMPQFKAGDTLRLGITIKEGEKTRTQYFEGVCIAIRGNGVDKTFCVRKMGANNIGVEKIFPFYSESLASVEVLRVGRVRRAKLYYLRDRRGKAARIKEIRH from the coding sequence ATGAAAAACCGCTATATTCAGCAATTTGAAGACGCTCAATTAAAAGATAAGACCATGCCGCAATTTAAAGCTGGCGATACTTTAAGATTGGGTATTACCATTAAAGAAGGCGAAAAAACACGAACGCAGTATTTTGAAGGCGTGTGCATTGCAATTAGAGGCAATGGCGTGGATAAGACTTTTTGCGTGCGCAAAATGGGGGCTAACAACATCGGCGTGGAGAAAATTTTCCCTTTTTATAGCGAAAGTTTGGCGAGCGTTGAAGTGTTGCGCGTGGGTAGGGTACGCCGCGCGAAGCTCTACTATTTGCGCGATAGGAGAGGTAAGGCAGCAAGGATTAAAGAAATCCGCCATTAA
- the trmD gene encoding tRNA (guanosine(37)-N1)-methyltransferase TrmD has product MKFSVLTLFPQLVWPYFQDSILKRALEKNLFALEVLNLRDFSANKYQKADHTLIGGGAGQILDPEMIENALQSIKNPKHTIFLSAVGKPFKQIDAMRLAQKKHVVLVCGRYEGFDERSIELSADEVFCIGDFILTGGELGALCLIDSIARHIQGVLGNAQSLENESFENEYLEAPNFANAVFKSKEINKIPAPLEYSKGNHAKIKQLKFDLSKLRTKFYRLDLFKQHKS; this is encoded by the coding sequence GTGAAATTCAGCGTTTTAACCCTTTTTCCGCAACTCGTATGGCCTTATTTTCAAGATTCCATTTTAAAAAGAGCGTTAGAAAAAAATCTTTTTGCATTAGAGGTGTTAAACCTTAGGGATTTTAGCGCCAATAAATATCAAAAAGCGGATCACACGCTCATTGGTGGGGGTGCAGGGCAAATTTTAGACCCTGAGATGATAGAAAATGCGCTCCAATCTATCAAAAACCCTAAACACACGATTTTTTTAAGCGCGGTGGGCAAGCCTTTCAAACAAATAGATGCGATGCGTTTGGCTCAAAAAAAGCATGTCGTTTTGGTGTGCGGTCGTTATGAGGGCTTTGATGAACGCTCTATTGAATTGAGTGCTGATGAGGTTTTTTGTATAGGCGATTTTATTTTGACAGGGGGCGAGCTTGGGGCGTTGTGCTTGATAGATAGCATCGCTCGCCACATTCAAGGGGTTTTAGGTAACGCCCAATCTTTAGAAAATGAGAGCTTTGAAAATGAATATTTGGAAGCCCCTAATTTCGCTAACGCTGTTTTTAAATCCAAAGAAATCAATAAAATCCCTGCACCTTTAGAATATTCTAAAGGAAATCATGCTAAAATCAAGCAACTAAAATTTGATTTGTCAAAATTAAGGACAAAATTTTACCGCCTTGATTTATTCAAGCAACACAAATCATGA
- the rimM gene encoding ribosome maturation factor RimM (Essential for efficient processing of 16S rRNA), with protein sequence MLLVGRIGKSVGLNGGLKLHLESDFPECLKKGVKVSVAPINAFSHASFKDYVIHSYEHAKNLLFLETIHTPERARELTNLGLFMSETESKKLCVLKEGEFFYCDLIGLSVVEENEILGKIIEIQRISHTDYFMVETTPSLVEKGLAKIFLIPYRDFYVKEILLQDKKITTNNAKTLLENS encoded by the coding sequence ATGCTTTTAGTGGGTAGAATTGGTAAAAGCGTGGGGCTTAATGGGGGCTTAAAGCTTCATTTAGAGAGCGATTTTCCGGAGTGCTTAAAAAAAGGGGTTAAGGTGAGCGTCGCTCCGATAAATGCTTTCTCTCACGCTTCGTTTAAAGACTATGTGATCCATTCTTATGAACATGCCAAAAACTTGTTATTTTTAGAAACTATCCACACGCCTGAAAGGGCTAGAGAGCTGACTAATTTAGGGCTTTTTATGAGCGAAACAGAGAGTAAAAAACTCTGCGTTTTAAAAGAAGGGGAGTTTTTTTATTGCGATTTAATAGGGCTTAGCGTGGTGGAAGAAAACGAGATTTTAGGTAAAATTATAGAGATCCAAAGGATTTCTCACACAGATTATTTCATGGTTGAAACCACGCCGAGCTTGGTTGAAAAAGGTTTGGCTAAGATTTTTTTAATCCCTTACAGGGATTTTTATGTTAAAGAAATCCTTTTGCAAGATAAAAAAATTACCACCAACAACGCTAAAACGCTTTTAGAGAATAGTTGA
- a CDS encoding KH domain-containing protein has translation MHELDSLDTPFSQDECKDYSHCVATFLEKYLKKVVSFPQALSVEYTLLEDKIKQITIYTHPSDMGHVIGKEGKMVSAIKAFVSGVKAKDGFSYKIVVFANNDKNSDKNPHVLGDKTP, from the coding sequence ATGCACGAATTGGATTCTTTGGACACGCCTTTTTCTCAAGATGAATGTAAGGACTATTCGCATTGCGTGGCGACTTTTTTAGAGAAATATTTGAAAAAGGTTGTGTCTTTCCCGCAAGCTTTGAGCGTAGAGTACACGCTTTTAGAAGATAAAATCAAGCAAATCACGATCTATACCCACCCATCAGACATGGGGCATGTGATTGGTAAAGAGGGCAAGATGGTGAGCGCGATTAAGGCGTTTGTTTCAGGCGTGAAAGCCAAAGACGGGTTTTCTTATAAAATTGTTGTTTTTGCTAATAACGATAAAAATAGCGATAAAAATCCCCATGTTTTAGGCGATAAAACGCCTTGA
- the rpsP gene encoding 30S ribosomal protein S16, translating into MTVIRLTRVGRKKKPFYRVVVTDSRKRRDGGWIESIGYYNPLSEPKDIKIDKERLNYWKGVGAKMSERVEKLSQKA; encoded by the coding sequence ATGACAGTCATTAGACTCACTCGTGTTGGCAGAAAGAAAAAGCCTTTTTACAGAGTGGTGGTAACCGATTCTAGGAAAAGAAGAGATGGGGGTTGGATTGAATCCATTGGGTATTACAATCCCTTAAGCGAGCCTAAAGATATTAAGATTGATAAAGAGCGCTTGAATTATTGGAAAGGCGTGGGGGCTAAAATGAGCGAGAGAGTGGAAAAACTTTCTCAAAAAGCTTAA
- the ffh gene encoding signal recognition particle protein yields the protein MFQALSDGFKNALNKIRFQDDEKALDRALDELKKTLLKNDVHHKVARELLKKVETQTKANGIGKQQFLDALEKSLLEILSAKGSSGFTFAQTPPTVVLMAGLQGSGKTTTTAKLAHYLKTKNKKVLLCACDLQRLAAVEQLKVLGEQVGVEVFHEENKSVQEIANNALKRAKEAQFDVLIVDSAGRLAIDKELMKELKEVKAILNPHEVLYVADALSGQDGVKSANTFNEEIGVSGVVLSKFDSDSKGGIALGITYQLGLPLRFIGSGEKIPDLDMFVPERIVGRLMGAGDIISLAEKTASVLNPNEAKDLSKKLKKGQFTFNDFLNQIEKVKKLGSMSSLISMIPGLGNMASALKDTDLENSLEVKKIKAMVNSMTKKEQENPEILNGSRRKRIALGSGLEVSEINRIIKRFDQASKMAKRLTNKKGISDLMNLMSQAKNQTPPKMR from the coding sequence ATGTTTCAAGCATTAAGCGATGGGTTTAAAAACGCGCTCAATAAAATCCGCTTTCAAGATGATGAAAAGGCGTTAGACAGGGCGTTAGATGAATTGAAAAAAACGCTTTTAAAAAACGATGTGCATCATAAGGTCGCTAGAGAATTGTTAAAAAAAGTGGAAACGCAAACTAAAGCGAATGGCATTGGCAAGCAACAATTTTTAGACGCTTTAGAAAAGAGTCTGTTAGAAATTTTAAGCGCTAAAGGGAGCAGTGGTTTTACTTTCGCTCAAACGCCCCCAACCGTGGTGTTAATGGCAGGTTTGCAAGGGAGCGGGAAGACAACCACCACCGCTAAACTCGCCCACTATTTAAAAACCAAAAATAAAAAAGTGCTTTTATGTGCATGCGATTTGCAACGCTTAGCGGCGGTGGAGCAATTAAAGGTTTTGGGCGAACAAGTGGGCGTGGAAGTCTTTCATGAAGAAAATAAAAGCGTGCAAGAAATCGCTAATAACGCTTTAAAAAGAGCCAAAGAAGCGCAATTTGATGTGTTGATCGTGGATAGCGCAGGGCGTTTAGCGATTGATAAAGAGCTTATGAAAGAATTAAAAGAAGTTAAAGCAATCTTAAACCCCCATGAAGTGCTGTATGTCGCAGACGCGTTGAGCGGGCAAGATGGGGTCAAAAGCGCGAACACCTTTAATGAAGAAATAGGCGTGAGCGGGGTGGTGTTAAGCAAATTTGATAGCGATTCTAAAGGGGGTATCGCTTTAGGCATCACTTATCAATTGGGCTTACCCTTGCGTTTTATTGGGAGCGGGGAAAAAATCCCTGATTTAGACATGTTTGTGCCTGAAAGGATTGTGGGGCGTTTGATGGGGGCTGGAGATATTATCTCGCTCGCTGAAAAAACCGCCAGCGTTTTAAACCCTAATGAAGCCAAAGATTTAAGCAAAAAGCTCAAAAAAGGGCAATTCACTTTCAACGATTTTTTAAACCAAATTGAAAAGGTGAAAAAATTAGGCTCTATGAGTTCTCTAATTTCTATGATTCCAGGTTTAGGGAATATGGCAAGCGCCTTAAAAGACACGGATTTAGAAAATTCTTTGGAAGTGAAAAAAATCAAGGCCATGGTCAATTCCATGACCAAAAAAGAGCAAGAAAACCCCGAGATTTTAAACGGCAGCCGAAGAAAAAGGATCGCATTAGGGAGCGGTTTAGAAGTGTCTGAAATCAATCGCATCATCAAACGCTTTGATCAAGCGAGCAAAATGGCCAAACGCTTAACCAATAAAAAGGGCATTAGCGATTTGATGAATTTAATGAGTCAGGCTAAAAATCAAACACCCCCTAAAATGCGTTAA
- the valS gene encoding valine--tRNA ligase, which yields MKQEPTTYQPQEIEKKIYEICSHRGYFEIDGNEEIQEKGKRFCLMMPPPNVTGVLHIGHALTLSLQDILARYKRMDGYKTLYQPGLDHAGIATQNVVEKQLLSQGIKKEDLGREEFIQKVWEWKEKSGGAILEQMKHLGVSAAFSRTRFTMDKGLQRAVKLAFLKWYEQGLIVQDHYMVNWCTKDGALSDIEVEYEERKGALYYIRYYLENQKDYLVVATTRPETLFGDSALMVNPNDERYQHLVGQKVILPLINRTIPIIADLQVEMEFGTGCVKVTPGHDFNDYEVGKRHHLEMIKIFDEKGILNAHCGEFENLERLEARDKVVEKLKENALLEKIEEHVHQVGHCYRCHNVVEPYVSKQWFVKPEIAQNSIEKIQQGLAQFYPPNWINNYNAWMRELRPWCISRQLFWGHQIPVFTCENNHQFASLDTPLNCPTCKSEKLEQDKDVLDTWFSSGLWAFSTLGWGQEKSDLFNENDLKDFYPNTTLITGFDILFFWVARMLFCSESLLGELPFKDIYLHALVRDEKGEKMSKSKGNAIDPLEVIEKYGADSLRFTLANLCATGRDIKLSTTHLENNKNFANKLFNAVSYLKLKQESFKDKERLSEYQTPLGRYAKSRLNLATKEVRNALDNYRFNDATTLLYRFLWGEFCDWFIEFSKVENEAIDELGSVLKEALKLLHPFMPFISESLYHKLSNTELENARSIMVMPYPKEMVRDEKLEHEFEVIKDSIVSLRRLKIMLETPPIVLKEASVGLREAIENTERLQTYAQKLAKLEKVSMTASKPLKSASDVGEFCQTYANLENLDISPLVMRLKKQLEKLEKEKLKLNLHNENFVKNAPKSVLEKAQENLKTLLEKESKIQQELDLLEQP from the coding sequence ATGAAACAAGAACCCACCACTTACCAACCCCAAGAGATAGAAAAAAAGATTTATGAAATTTGCTCTCATAGGGGGTATTTTGAAATTGATGGCAATGAAGAAATCCAAGAAAAAGGCAAACGATTTTGCTTGATGATGCCTCCTCCTAATGTGACCGGTGTCTTGCATATTGGGCATGCTTTGACTTTAAGCTTGCAAGACATTTTAGCGCGTTATAAACGCATGGACGGGTATAAGACTTTGTATCAGCCAGGGTTGGATCACGCTGGGATTGCTACGCAAAATGTTGTAGAAAAGCAACTTTTAAGTCAAGGGATTAAAAAAGAAGATTTAGGGCGCGAAGAGTTTATTCAAAAAGTGTGGGAGTGGAAAGAAAAAAGCGGGGGAGCGATTTTAGAGCAAATGAAGCATTTAGGCGTGAGCGCGGCTTTTTCTAGGACTCGTTTCACGATGGATAAGGGCTTGCAAAGAGCGGTTAAATTGGCGTTTTTAAAATGGTATGAGCAAGGCTTGATCGTTCAAGACCATTACATGGTGAATTGGTGCACGAAAGACGGGGCGTTGAGCGATATTGAAGTGGAGTATGAAGAGCGTAAGGGGGCGTTGTATTATATTAGATATTATTTGGAAAATCAAAAAGATTATTTGGTGGTGGCTACCACGCGTCCTGAAACTTTGTTTGGCGATAGCGCGCTGATGGTCAATCCTAATGATGAAAGATACCAGCATTTAGTGGGGCAAAAAGTGATCTTGCCTTTAATCAATCGCACAATCCCTATCATCGCTGATTTGCAGGTGGAAATGGAGTTTGGCACAGGGTGTGTGAAAGTAACCCCTGGGCATGATTTTAACGATTATGAAGTGGGGAAACGCCACCATTTGGAAATGATTAAAATCTTTGATGAAAAGGGGATTTTAAACGCGCATTGCGGGGAGTTTGAAAATTTGGAGCGTTTAGAAGCCAGAGACAAGGTCGTAGAAAAATTAAAAGAAAACGCCTTATTAGAAAAGATAGAAGAGCATGTGCATCAAGTGGGGCATTGCTATCGTTGCCATAATGTGGTAGAGCCTTATGTGTCTAAGCAATGGTTTGTGAAGCCTGAAATCGCTCAAAATTCCATTGAAAAAATCCAACAAGGTTTAGCGCAATTCTACCCCCCTAATTGGATCAATAATTATAACGCTTGGATGAGGGAATTACGCCCTTGGTGCATCAGCAGGCAATTGTTTTGGGGGCATCAAATACCGGTGTTTACTTGCGAAAATAACCACCAATTCGCAAGCCTAGATACCCCCTTAAATTGCCCTACTTGCAAGAGTGAAAAACTAGAGCAAGATAAAGATGTGCTAGACACTTGGTTTAGTTCAGGGCTGTGGGCGTTTTCCACGCTAGGGTGGGGGCAAGAAAAAAGCGATTTGTTTAATGAAAACGATTTGAAAGATTTCTACCCGAACACCACGCTCATTACCGGGTTTGACATCCTCTTTTTTTGGGTGGCTAGAATGCTTTTTTGCAGCGAGTCGCTTTTGGGCGAATTGCCTTTTAAAGACATTTACTTGCACGCCTTGGTTAGGGACGAAAAGGGCGAAAAAATGAGCAAATCTAAAGGCAATGCGATAGATCCTTTAGAGGTGATAGAAAAATACGGCGCGGATAGTTTGCGTTTCACTTTAGCCAATTTGTGCGCCACAGGCAGAGACATTAAGCTTTCTACCACGCATTTAGAAAACAACAAGAATTTCGCTAACAAGCTTTTTAACGCAGTGAGTTATTTGAAACTCAAACAAGAATCTTTTAAAGACAAAGAGCGCTTGAGTGAATACCAAACGCCTTTAGGGCGTTATGCGAAATCGCGCTTAAATTTAGCAACTAAAGAGGTGCGCAACGCTTTGGATAATTATCGTTTTAACGATGCGACGACTTTACTATACCGCTTTTTGTGGGGGGAATTTTGCGATTGGTTCATTGAATTTTCTAAAGTGGAAAATGAAGCGATAGACGAATTGGGGAGCGTGTTAAAAGAGGCTTTAAAACTCTTGCACCCTTTCATGCCCTTTATTAGCGAGTCTTTATACCACAAGCTCAGCAACACAGAGCTAGAAAATGCACGCTCTATTATGGTGATGCCTTACCCTAAAGAAATGGTGCGAGATGAAAAATTAGAGCATGAATTTGAAGTGATTAAGGATAGCATTGTGTCTTTAAGGCGTTTAAAGATCATGCTAGAAACCCCACCGATTGTTTTAAAAGAAGCGAGCGTGGGATTGAGAGAAGCCATAGAAAACACAGAGCGTTTGCAAACTTACGCTCAAAAATTAGCGAAATTAGAAAAAGTCAGTATGACCGCTTCTAAGCCTTTAAAAAGCGCAAGCGATGTGGGGGAATTTTGCCAAACTTATGCGAATTTAGAAAATCTTGACATTAGCCCCTTGGTTATGCGCCTAAAAAAGCAGTTAGAAAAACTGGAAAAAGAAAAACTAAAACTCAATTTGCACAATGAAAATTTTGTCAAAAACGCTCCTAAAAGCGTGCTAGAAAAAGCGCAAGAGAATTTAAAAACGCTTTTAGAAAAAGAGAGTAAAATCCAGCAAGAATTGGACTTATTAGAACAACCATAA